A genomic window from Silene latifolia isolate original U9 population chromosome Y, ASM4854445v1, whole genome shotgun sequence includes:
- the LOC141629469 gene encoding protein FAR1-RELATED SEQUENCE 5-like — MGTYLQLVQIIIAAYEEFVVIEADEYEFLHKEVKNEQEAYDLYNDYAFLKGFSIRRNKQRKRSDGCGISMKQYCCSKEGNKKSDAKCYIKQDIRTDCKAMICCYVDEKGTYIVTKHHMIHNHKLCLENKRHLLHSHRNVSKEDIDWLMNLVGSGIKLSDAVRLITKEKGGPEMVGYTPRDAYNVISREKKKCIEGTDAHALIQIFMRRQQHEEDFFFDFELDEEGRLCNFFWRDGQMKKDYDLFSDPTITDTTYRTNRYDMICAPFVGMNHHGRNIMFGCGFVLNERTESFIWLFKTFLKSMGDKQPSTIMTDQSAAMAGGIKEVFKKSCHRLCV, encoded by the coding sequence ATGGGAACATATTTACAACTAGTACAAATTATTATTGCAGCATATGAGGAGTTCGTAGTCATCGAAGCCGATGAATATGAGTTTCTACATAAAGAGGTAAAGAATGAGCAAGAAGCCTATGATCTTTACAATGACTATGCGTTTTTGAAGGGGTTTAGCATAAGGCGAAACAAGCAAAGGAAAAGATCAGATGGATGTGGCATATCAATGAAACAATATTGTTGTTCGAAAGAAGGTAATAAGAAATCAGATGCTAAATGTTACATAAAGCAAGATATAAGAACAGATTGCAAAGCAATGATTTGTTGTTATGTTGATGAAAAGGGAACTTACATCGTCACAAAACATCACATGATCCATAATCACAAGCTATGCCTAGAGAACAAGCGCCACCTTCTCCATTCCCATAGAAATGTAAGCAAAGAAGACATTGACTGGcttatgaatttggtgggcagtGGCATCAAATTGTCTGATGCTGTAAGACTAATCACGAAAGAAAAAGGTGGACCAGAAATGGTTGGATATACACCGAGAGATGCTTACAATGTGATTTCAAGGGAAAAGAAAAAGTGTATTGAAGGTACAGATGCACATGCCCTTATTCAAATATTCATGAGACGTCAACAGCATGAAGAAGACTTCTTCTTTGACTTTGAGCTAGATGAAGAAGGGAGATTATGTAATTTCTTTTGGCGTGATGGTCAGATGAAGAAGGACTACGATTTATTTAGTGATCCAACAATTACCGACACAACTTATAGAACTAATCGATACGACATGATTTGTGCTCCTTTTGTTGGAATGAATCACCATGGGAGAAATATAATGTTTGGTTGCGGCTTCGTGTTGAATGAGAGAACCGAGTCCTTCATTTGGTTATTCAAAACATTCTTAAAATCAATGGGTGACAAGCAGCCATCAACAATAATGACTGATCAATCAGCCGCAATGGCAGGAGGTATTAAAGAAGTGTTCAAAAAGTCATGCCACCGACTATGTGTATGA